One Ctenopharyngodon idella isolate HZGC_01 chromosome 3, HZGC01, whole genome shotgun sequence genomic window, AGACAAGCCTCTGGAAAACAACACTATCCTACTCATATGGTTTTGGCCATTTGGAAAAAAATTCGACCTAAACTCTTGCAGTTCCATATATAATATAGACGGCTGTTACTTAACAGTAGACAGAGATCTTTACAGCGAGGCTCATGGAGTACTGATAAATCACAGTGACATTAATAGTGACCTGTCAAATTTACCCACAAAACCACGGCCTTTCTTCCAGAAATGGATATGGATGCACTTTGAGTCTCCACAAAACACAAGACGACTCAACGGTCTGGAGAACCTGtttaatgtgacactgaattaTAGACGGGATGCTGATATTGTTCTTCGTGAACAAATTGTGCTTAAAACTGAAGATAATGAGGATAAGATATTTCCACAAGTTCTGGACAAAAAGGACAAGTTAGTTTGCTGGATTGTGAGCAACTGGAATGAGAAGCATGAAAGGGTAAAATACTATAATGAGCTAAAAAAACACATTGACATTTATGCTCTTGGGCATCATTTTGGGAAAGAAGTAAGTAATGCACaatacaatgaaatattaacCAGATGTAAGTTCTATCTGTCATTTGAGAACACAGTCCTTCATTACGACTACATGACAGAAAAGCTGTTCAATCCCCTCACACTCGGATCAGTGCCAGTGGCTCTTGGGGCTCCAAGATACATATATGAAAGGTTTGTGCCAAGAGATGCTTTCATCCACGTGAAGGATTTCTCCAGCCCTCAGAAACTGGCTGAACACCTGCTGTCATTGGACAAGAATGTTGAAgaatataaaaagtattttcagtGGCGAAAACACTTTGAAGTAAAACTTGTTATCTATCCCCAAGAGCACGCATGCCGTGCCTGTCATTATATACGGACAAAGAAAGACTACCAGTTTTTTGGAAACCTTAACAAATGGTACTGGGATCCCATCAATGATGGGACCTAAAGGTCATGGGTGTCTTTTTGTGACTGTATTGCTTTTGATATTTCCAAAACAATGCTCAGCAGCTTTAATTTTGTATAAAggctggaataaattacaagaCTTTTAAATCTGAACAGATtttcaaagagaaaaacagGCATCACACATTAAATGACCGAGGATCACAAACTACCAAGCTGTGcctgaaatcacatactgtatagtaggtactacatttggtttTAAACTTACTTTGCAACcatttaaaaagtatgttctatatagtatgaatgtgtgtctATTAATAACATACtatatccgccatgttgtcattgtcgCTTCACATCTATTCTCAAAACCTCTTCTGTGGCCcagggatagtaaagtgtccatcgaatgcacaCTTCGGTCGTAGTGTACTTCGGTCGTCAGGGTACTTTttacctactgttttatgaatactgtgaattcagacatactacttggctcacatactgttttcCACATACTAGTATGGAAGTAGGCATATTTGGACGCAGCCAGACTTTAAAGTTGTTCGGATCACAACAAACTCAGAAACGCAGAAACATGCTCCTCGTCactatagagaatgtgaagctacATCACGGCACGTTGCATGCTGGGGCCATGCCTCCATCTTAGGAGGATCGCCCTCTGCTACTGATTCTGAATTTAATACCGATACCTGCaccttttgttttggttttgccTTTAAATGCATATTCACATTCTCCATGGCATcatttgcagggaagagaagctattttattgcattgcatgatAATTTAAAGTTTCCACAGTAGTTTTGCAGAATTCCGTTCACATTATATCTGGTTACCATGAAAACAGTGTCAGGCGCTGAGCGCTCGTTGTTGCTTCTTCAGCTGTCACACGCtagaaatgtccaaataaaaatatgtgtaCAACAAGCTGAAAGAAGTCGATCCATTTCTTCATtggaaacatttaaatgtaacttAAGTTTGATTGTTGTCATTGAAATACTTTCCCATGACCACGGAGGGGACAGACACCAACTCCCtggtgtttatatatttatttcaacacaCGACAAGCATAATCAAATCCCtagaagcttgtgaacagttttgcAGTGGCTGTGTGCAAGTTCTGCTAATTCACAAGTACATttcccagtacattcagcatctgGTTCATATTCGCTAGGGGGCGGATCTAGAAAATTATTTGTAGTTCACTTTATTTCACTTATTGCAAAGGGGTGGCATGAGGTCTATGAGGAGTGGCAACACTGAAGCAAGCGCCCATGCATAGTTTTTGGAGGTTTATGGCCTGACATACACAATTGTGTTCACAAATATTGCATTACCACAAAATAATCATCTATacagtttaaaattaaaaataaataacaagattTCAATATCCATCATGGCACCAAGTCAAGACACTATATGAAAAACATCAACAGATTATTATTTTGAGCTTGTATCACTAAAGGAGATGagcagttttattaatattacttagGCTACTTCGATGGTATAAATCACGTTTTAGTTAAAGAGcaacaaaaacttttgaatttctACAGTTTTGCAaaaaattttgagtttctgtcattaaaggattagttcactttcaaatgaaaattagcccaagctttactcactctcaagccatcctaggtgtatatgactttcttccttctgatgaacacaatcagagttattttaatatcctgatgcatccgagctttatgaTGGCaatgaacaggggtcacgagtatgagctgaagaaagtg contains:
- the LOC127508168 gene encoding 4-galactosyl-N-acetylglucosaminide 3-alpha-L-fucosyltransferase 9-like — its product is MSNENQSLLQPRCLLLILSVGLNIFFINEFSGHHYKESLTAITFTASEDKPLENNTILLIWFWPFGKKFDLNSCSSIYNIDGCYLTVDRDLYSEAHGVLINHSDINSDLSNLPTKPRPFFQKWIWMHFESPQNTRRLNGLENLFNVTLNYRRDADIVLREQIVLKTEDNEDKIFPQVLDKKDKLVCWIVSNWNEKHERVKYYNELKKHIDIYALGHHFGKEVSNAQYNEILTRCKFYLSFENTVLHYDYMTEKLFNPLTLGSVPVALGAPRYIYERFVPRDAFIHVKDFSSPQKLAEHLLSLDKNVEEYKKYFQWRKHFEVKLVIYPQEHACRACHYIRTKKDYQFFGNLNKWYWDPINDGT